The following are encoded together in the Erwinia sp. E602 genome:
- the acnB gene encoding bifunctional aconitate hydratase 2/2-methylisocitrate dehydratase — MLEEYRKHVAERAAQGIVPKPLDASQMAALVELLKAPPAGEEEFLSDLLINRVPPGVDEAAYVKAGFLAAVAKGEATSPLVTPEKAVELLGTMQGGYNIHALIDALDDDKLAAIAAEALSHTLLMFDNFYDVEEKAKAGNPHAKKIIQSWADAEWFLKRPKLAEKITVTVFKVTGETNTDDLSPAPDAWSRPDIPLHALAMLKNARDGIEPDDAGNVGPIKQIEALQQKGFPLTYVGDVVGTGSSRKSATNSVLWFMGDDIPYVPNKKGGGVCLGGKIAPIFFNTMEDAGALPIEVDVDRLNMGDVIDIYPYKGEVRNHDTDEVLATFELKTNVLLDEVRAGGRIPLIIGRGLTTKAREALGLPHSDVFEQAKDVAESSRGYSLAQKMVGRACGVEGIRPGAYCEPKMTSVGSQDTTGPMTRDELKDLACLGFSADLVMQSFCHTAAYPKPVDVTTHHTLPDFIMNRGGVSLRPGDGVIHSWLNRMLLPDTVGTGGDSHTRFPIGISFPAGSGLVAFAAATGVMPLDMPESVLVRFKGEMQPGITLRDLVHAIPLYAIKAGLLTVEKKGKKNIFSGRVLEIEGLPQLKVEQAFELTDASAERSAAGCTIKLDKEPIIEYLSSNIVLLKWMISEGYGDRRTLERRIQGMEKWLANPELLEGDADAEYAAVIEIDLAEIKEPILCAPNDPDDARLLSDVQGEKIDEVFIGSCMTNIGHFRAAGKLLDAHKGQLPTRLWVAPPTKMDAAQLTEEGYYSVFGKSGARIEIPGCSLCMGNQARVKDGATVVSTSTRNFPNRLGTGANVFLASAELAAVASLLGKLPTPDEYQQFMVQVDKTAADTYRYLNFDRLSQYTDKADGVIFQTAV, encoded by the coding sequence GTGCTAGAAGAATACCGTAAGCACGTTGCCGAGCGTGCTGCCCAGGGGATCGTTCCTAAACCGTTAGATGCTTCCCAAATGGCCGCGCTGGTTGAACTGCTAAAAGCCCCTCCAGCGGGTGAAGAAGAATTCCTGTCCGATCTGTTAATCAATCGAGTGCCGCCGGGCGTAGATGAAGCGGCGTACGTCAAAGCCGGTTTCCTGGCCGCCGTCGCAAAAGGCGAAGCGACTTCTCCTCTGGTTACTCCTGAAAAAGCCGTTGAGCTGCTGGGCACCATGCAGGGCGGATACAACATTCATGCGCTGATTGACGCGCTGGATGATGACAAGCTGGCCGCGATTGCCGCCGAAGCGCTGTCCCACACCCTGCTGATGTTCGACAACTTCTACGATGTGGAAGAGAAAGCCAAAGCCGGTAACCCACACGCGAAAAAAATTATCCAGTCGTGGGCAGACGCCGAGTGGTTCCTGAAACGCCCTAAACTGGCTGAAAAAATCACCGTCACCGTGTTTAAAGTGACCGGCGAAACCAATACCGACGACCTCTCTCCGGCGCCGGATGCCTGGTCACGCCCGGATATTCCACTGCACGCGCTGGCAATGCTGAAAAACGCCCGTGACGGCATCGAACCCGACGATGCCGGCAACGTTGGCCCGATCAAACAGATCGAAGCGCTGCAGCAGAAAGGTTTCCCGCTGACCTACGTCGGTGACGTGGTCGGTACCGGTTCATCACGTAAATCCGCCACCAACTCGGTGCTGTGGTTTATGGGCGATGACATCCCTTACGTGCCGAACAAGAAAGGCGGCGGCGTCTGCCTCGGCGGTAAAATCGCGCCAATCTTCTTTAACACCATGGAAGATGCCGGTGCGCTGCCGATCGAAGTCGACGTCGACAGGCTGAATATGGGCGATGTGATCGACATCTACCCGTATAAAGGCGAAGTGCGTAACCACGACACCGATGAAGTGCTGGCAACCTTCGAACTGAAAACCAACGTGCTGCTGGATGAAGTGCGCGCCGGTGGCCGTATCCCGCTGATTATCGGCCGTGGTCTGACCACCAAGGCGCGTGAAGCGCTGGGCCTGCCGCACAGCGACGTGTTCGAACAGGCGAAAGACGTGGCGGAAAGCAGCCGCGGCTACTCGCTGGCGCAGAAGATGGTGGGCCGCGCCTGTGGCGTGGAAGGCATCCGTCCTGGCGCCTACTGCGAACCGAAAATGACCTCGGTAGGCTCGCAGGACACCACCGGCCCGATGACCCGTGATGAGCTGAAAGACCTCGCCTGCCTCGGCTTCTCGGCTGACCTGGTGATGCAGTCCTTCTGCCACACTGCGGCCTATCCGAAACCGGTGGACGTGACCACTCACCATACGCTGCCGGACTTCATTATGAACCGCGGTGGCGTGTCGCTGCGTCCGGGTGACGGGGTGATCCACAGCTGGCTGAACCGTATGCTGCTGCCGGATACCGTCGGTACCGGCGGTGACTCGCACACCCGCTTCCCGATCGGAATCTCCTTCCCGGCAGGCTCCGGCCTGGTGGCCTTTGCCGCCGCTACCGGCGTGATGCCGCTGGATATGCCGGAGTCGGTGCTGGTGCGCTTTAAAGGCGAAATGCAGCCGGGTATCACCCTGCGTGACCTGGTGCACGCCATTCCGCTGTACGCAATCAAAGCCGGCCTGCTGACCGTGGAGAAGAAAGGTAAGAAAAACATCTTCTCCGGCCGCGTGCTGGAAATTGAAGGTCTGCCGCAGCTGAAAGTGGAGCAGGCGTTTGAACTGACCGACGCCTCCGCCGAACGTTCTGCCGCCGGTTGTACCATCAAGCTGGATAAAGAGCCGATTATCGAGTATCTCAGCTCCAATATCGTGCTGCTGAAGTGGATGATCTCCGAAGGCTACGGCGATCGCCGTACGCTGGAGCGCCGTATTCAGGGTATGGAGAAGTGGCTGGCCAATCCTGAACTGCTGGAAGGCGACGCCGATGCCGAGTACGCCGCGGTGATCGAAATCGACCTGGCAGAGATCAAAGAGCCGATCCTCTGCGCACCAAACGACCCGGACGACGCCCGTCTGCTGTCTGACGTGCAGGGTGAGAAGATCGACGAAGTGTTTATTGGTTCGTGCATGACCAACATCGGCCACTTCCGTGCCGCCGGTAAACTGCTGGATGCGCACAAAGGCCAGCTGCCAACCCGCCTGTGGGTGGCTCCGCCAACCAAGATGGATGCGGCGCAGCTGACCGAAGAGGGCTACTACAGCGTGTTCGGTAAGAGCGGCGCGCGCATTGAGATCCCGGGCTGTTCACTGTGTATGGGTAACCAGGCACGTGTTAAGGATGGCGCGACGGTGGTCTCCACCTCCACGCGTAACTTCCCGAACCGTCTGGGTACCGGCGCGAACGTGTTCCTCGCCTCGGCAGAGCTGGCGGCGGTGGCGTCCCTGCTGGGCAAACTGCCAACGCCGGATGAGTATCAGCAGTTTATGGTTCAGGTGGATAAAACCGCGGCGGATACCTACCGTTATCTGAACTTTGATCGGCTGAGCCAGTACACCGACAAAGCTGACGGCGTGATTTTCCAGACCGCGGTCTGA